One genomic segment of Streptomyces sp. RerS4 includes these proteins:
- the ctaD gene encoding cytochrome c oxidase subunit I: MRAGSRVLRLLSTTDHKVIGNMYLVTAFGFFLFAGALALVMRAELARPGMQIVSNEQYNQLFTLHGTIMMLLFATPTFTGFANAIMPLQIGAPDVAFPRLNAFTYWVYLFGGLTVVGGVLTAGGSAAFGWFAYAPLNGAVFSPGVGADLWVMGLAVSGLSTILGAVNFIATIVCLRAPGMTVFRMPIFTWNVLFTSILALLAFPVLTAALLVLEADRKFGAHVFDAAYGGALLWQHMFWFFGHPEVYIVALPFFGIVSEIVPVFSRKPIFGYSALVAATIAITGLSATVWAHHMFATGAVLLPFFSLLSFLIAVPTGVKFFNWIGTMWNGSLSFETPMLWSLGFLVTFLLGGLTGVLVASPPMDFHLTDSYFVVAHLHYVLFGTIVFATFAGFYFWWPKLTGTLLDERLGRVHFWTLFVGFQLTFLVHHWLGEQGMPRRYSDYLAADGFTLLNTLSTIGSFLLGLSMLPFFYNVWKTSRHGERVAVDDPWGWGRSLEWATSCPPPRHNFDALPRIRSDSPAFDLHHPEVVAR; encoded by the coding sequence GTGCGGGCGGGCTCGCGCGTATTGCGCCTGCTGTCGACCACCGATCACAAGGTGATCGGCAACATGTACCTGGTCACCGCGTTCGGCTTCTTTCTGTTCGCCGGTGCGCTGGCCCTGGTCATGCGGGCGGAGCTGGCCCGGCCCGGGATGCAGATCGTCTCGAACGAGCAGTACAACCAGCTCTTCACCCTGCACGGCACGATCATGATGCTGCTGTTCGCCACCCCGACGTTCACGGGCTTCGCCAACGCGATCATGCCGTTGCAGATCGGCGCCCCGGACGTCGCCTTCCCCCGCCTGAACGCGTTCACGTACTGGGTGTACCTCTTCGGCGGCCTGACCGTGGTCGGCGGGGTGCTGACCGCCGGCGGATCCGCCGCCTTCGGCTGGTTCGCGTACGCCCCGCTGAACGGGGCGGTGTTCTCCCCCGGTGTGGGCGCCGACCTGTGGGTGATGGGGCTCGCGGTGTCGGGGCTGAGCACGATCCTGGGCGCGGTGAACTTCATCGCGACGATCGTGTGTCTGCGCGCCCCGGGCATGACGGTGTTCCGGATGCCGATCTTCACGTGGAACGTGCTGTTCACGTCGATCCTGGCGCTGCTGGCGTTTCCCGTGCTCACCGCGGCGCTGCTGGTCCTGGAGGCGGACCGCAAGTTCGGGGCGCACGTCTTCGACGCGGCGTACGGCGGCGCGCTGCTGTGGCAGCACATGTTCTGGTTCTTCGGCCATCCGGAGGTCTACATCGTGGCGCTGCCGTTCTTCGGGATCGTCAGCGAGATCGTCCCGGTGTTCAGCCGGAAGCCGATCTTCGGCTATTCCGCCCTGGTCGCCGCGACGATCGCCATCACGGGGCTGTCCGCCACGGTGTGGGCCCACCACATGTTCGCCACCGGGGCGGTGTTGTTGCCGTTCTTCTCGCTGCTGTCGTTCCTGATCGCCGTGCCGACCGGGGTGAAGTTCTTCAACTGGATCGGCACGATGTGGAACGGATCGCTGTCGTTCGAGACCCCGATGCTGTGGTCCCTCGGATTCCTGGTGACGTTCCTGCTGGGCGGGCTGACCGGGGTGCTGGTGGCCTCGCCCCCGATGGACTTCCACCTCACCGACAGCTACTTCGTGGTGGCCCACCTGCACTACGTGCTCTTCGGCACGATCGTGTTCGCCACGTTCGCCGGCTTCTACTTCTGGTGGCCCAAGCTCACGGGCACGCTGCTCGACGAGCGCCTGGGGCGGGTGCACTTCTGGACGCTGTTCGTCGGCTTCCAGCTGACCTTCCTCGTCCACCACTGGCTCGGCGAGCAGGGCATGCCGCGCCGCTACTCCGATTACCTGGCGGCCGACGGGTTCACGCTGCTGAACACGCTCTCCACCATCGGGTCCTTCCTCCTGGGGCTGTCCATGCTGCCGTTCTTCTACAACGTGTGGAAAACCAGCCGCCACGGCGAGCGCGTCGCCGTGGACGATCCGTGGGGGTGGGGCCGGTCCCTGGAGTGGGCCACGTCCTGCCCGCCGCCCCGGCACAACTTCGACGCGCTGCCCCGGATCCGGTCGGACTCGCCCGCCTTCGACCTGCACCACCCGGAGGTGGTGGCCCGATGA
- a CDS encoding UdgX family uracil-DNA binding protein (This protein belongs to the uracil DNA glycosylase superfamily, members of which act in excision repair of DNA. However, it belongs more specifically to UdgX branch, whose founding member was found to bind uracil in DNA (where it does not belong), without cleaving it, appears to promote DNA repair by a pathway involving RecA, rather than base excision.): protein MAVPRYRSRDGPDRSERMAPETKAPAAKAAGQEYDASPYLPRRGGLTALRRAAADCRGCPLFQDATQTVFGAGSPTARLFLVGEQPGDQEDRQGEPFVGPAGQLLRRALAEAGLGDEEVYVTNAVKHFKFTTAPRGKRRIHKAPNLREMTACRPWLRAELRLVSPRLLVVLGATAGRALLGSSFKVGEQRGVLRPMPSWAEAEAEAEGDGGAGEGGGLLLATVHPSAVLRSDDREAAFRGLVADLSVAASALE, encoded by the coding sequence ATCGCCGTCCCGCGGTACCGATCGCGGGACGGACCAGACCGGAGCGAGCGCATGGCACCCGAAACGAAGGCGCCCGCCGCGAAGGCGGCGGGGCAGGAGTACGACGCGAGCCCCTATCTGCCGCGTCGCGGCGGCCTCACGGCCCTGCGGCGGGCGGCCGCCGACTGTCGCGGCTGCCCGCTCTTCCAGGACGCCACGCAGACCGTCTTCGGGGCCGGCTCCCCCACGGCGCGCCTCTTCCTGGTCGGGGAGCAGCCGGGCGACCAGGAGGACCGGCAGGGCGAACCGTTCGTGGGGCCGGCCGGGCAGCTCTTGCGGCGCGCGCTGGCCGAAGCCGGCCTCGGTGACGAGGAGGTCTACGTCACCAACGCGGTCAAGCACTTCAAGTTCACCACCGCCCCGCGCGGCAAGCGTCGCATCCACAAGGCTCCGAACCTGCGCGAGATGACGGCCTGCCGCCCATGGCTGCGGGCGGAGCTGCGTCTCGTCTCCCCGCGCCTGCTGGTCGTCCTGGGCGCCACGGCGGGCAGGGCGCTCCTCGGCAGTTCCTTCAAGGTCGGGGAGCAGCGCGGCGTCCTGCGGCCGATGCCCTCGTGGGCGGAGGCCGAGGCCGAGGCCGAGGGTGACGGCGGGGCGGGCGAGGGTGGCGGGCTGCTGCTGGCGACCGTGCACCCCTCCGCGGTCCTGCGCTCCGACGACCGCGAGGCCGCTTTCCGCGGCCTGGTCGCCGACCTTTCGGTCGCGGCCTCGGCGCTCGAATAG
- a CDS encoding metallophosphoesterase, whose translation MIRIAAVGDIHLAPGSEGLLRPAFESLPDLADLLLLAGDLTRHGTPEEGRVVAGEVAGLSVPVIAVLGNHDYQSDRQEALTRELAEGGVRVLEGDGVLVDVGGTKVGVAGTKGFGGGFAGRCASEFGEPEMKAFVQYTRRCADGLAGALRELREAGSDLLIALTHFSPVPDTLAGEPLEIYPFLGSYLLAEAVDEAGADLAVHGHAHMGSEHGLTAGGVRVRNVAMPVIDRAFAVYHLAPHGTDGQGPRSWAIGGTVPHSTATHV comes from the coding sequence GTGATACGCATCGCGGCCGTCGGCGACATCCACCTCGCCCCGGGCAGTGAGGGCCTGCTGCGGCCCGCTTTCGAATCCCTCCCCGACCTCGCCGACCTGCTGCTCCTCGCCGGTGACCTGACCCGGCACGGCACCCCGGAGGAGGGTCGGGTGGTGGCCGGCGAGGTGGCGGGGCTTTCCGTTCCCGTGATCGCCGTGCTCGGCAACCACGACTACCAGAGCGACCGGCAGGAGGCGCTCACGCGGGAGCTGGCCGAGGGAGGCGTACGGGTCCTGGAAGGCGACGGCGTCCTCGTCGACGTCGGCGGGACGAAGGTCGGCGTCGCCGGGACGAAGGGCTTCGGCGGCGGCTTCGCCGGGCGCTGCGCGAGTGAGTTCGGCGAGCCCGAGATGAAGGCGTTCGTCCAGTACACCCGGCGGTGCGCCGACGGGCTGGCAGGGGCGCTGCGCGAACTGCGCGAGGCCGGGAGCGACCTCCTCATCGCACTCACGCACTTCTCACCGGTGCCCGACACCCTCGCGGGCGAGCCCCTGGAGATCTACCCGTTCCTCGGCAGCTACCTGCTCGCGGAGGCCGTCGACGAGGCGGGCGCGGATCTGGCCGTCCACGGTCACGCCCACATGGGCTCGGAGCACGGGCTGACGGCGGGCGGCGTACGCGTGCGCAACGTCGCGATGCCCGTCATCGACCGGGCCTTCGCGGTCTACCACCTCGCCCCCCACGGCACGGACGGACAGGGCCCGCGGTCCTGGGCGATCGGCGGCACGGTTCCTCACTCGACCGCCACACACGTGTGA
- a CDS encoding nucleotidyltransferase family protein, translating into MSEPQFELRDRDGGGALPRDHTQAILETTKRVAALLKAAGRPFALAGSVAAFAHGLPARFQHDTDFCVRPEDSEVVIKALEDGGIAMRPAPEDWLVKGRSGGEEIDLIFELARRPVSTELLARAEIRPVDSVWMPVLAPTDLMEARLTALCEHYCDYGDLLPMARMLREQIDWDRMNREHRDNPLSDAFLYLLERLHVVDFTSSREDTVT; encoded by the coding sequence GTGTCCGAACCTCAGTTCGAACTTCGGGATCGTGACGGCGGTGGCGCGCTGCCGCGCGACCACACGCAGGCGATCCTGGAGACGACCAAGCGGGTGGCGGCGCTTCTCAAGGCGGCCGGCAGGCCCTTCGCACTCGCCGGCAGTGTGGCCGCGTTCGCGCACGGCCTTCCGGCCCGGTTCCAACACGACACCGACTTCTGCGTGCGCCCCGAGGACTCCGAGGTCGTGATCAAGGCCTTGGAGGACGGGGGTATCGCGATGCGTCCGGCGCCCGAGGACTGGCTCGTGAAGGGACGCTCCGGCGGGGAGGAGATCGACCTGATCTTCGAGCTCGCGCGGCGTCCCGTCAGTACGGAGCTGCTCGCGCGGGCGGAGATCCGGCCGGTCGACTCGGTGTGGATGCCCGTCCTGGCGCCCACCGACCTGATGGAGGCGCGCCTCACGGCCCTGTGCGAGCACTATTGCGATTACGGGGACCTACTGCCGATGGCCAGGATGCTGCGGGAACAGATCGACTGGGACCGGATGAACCGGGAACACCGGGACAATCCCCTCTCCGACGCGTTTCTGTACCTGCTCGAACGGCTCCACGTCGTCGACTTCACGTCGTCCCGAGAGGACACCGTGACATGA
- a CDS encoding ubiquinol-cytochrome c reductase cytochrome b subunit produces MTRRSARRTVSALDARLPLLETVKGGLRKAFPDHWAFLLGEIALYSLLVLLLTGTYLTFFFDPSLREVTYRGSYRPLSGLPVSSAYASTLRISFDVRGGLLIRQAHHWAAVVFVAAIGVHLLRVFFTGAFRKPRELNWTVGVTMLLLALVEGFAGYSLPDDLLSGTGLRTAQGIILSVPVLGTYLSLFVFGGEFPGEDIVARLYPVHILLVPGLLVGLVALHLLLIVRLKHTQWAEPGTSGRNVLGKPFFPQYTAKSAGLFFMVAGVLCALAALAQINPVWAYGPYRPDVVSTGSQPDWYVGFLEGALRLMPGVETRLWGHTLMWNPLIAGVVLPGLLFAGLYGYPFFERWITPEYGERHLCDRPRHRPARTALGVGVLTAYTVLLVAGAQDIVAFVFDLSVQALTWALRCALLVLPPVAFWLTRRICLALQEQDVKALESGLTTDEVRQSVEGGYHPTHRPPGHRERYAMAVHRVPAAMEMPGARGRADRLRRFLSRWYYGDRIAPPLSEAQRRRVAAVLAGPDGEDDAGGADGTGGADAGPGGEH; encoded by the coding sequence ATGACGCGACGGTCGGCCAGACGCACGGTGAGCGCCCTCGACGCCCGCCTGCCCCTGCTGGAGACGGTCAAGGGAGGTCTGCGGAAGGCCTTTCCGGACCACTGGGCGTTCCTGCTCGGCGAGATCGCCCTCTACAGCCTGCTGGTGCTGCTGTTGACCGGCACGTACCTCACGTTCTTCTTCGACCCGTCCCTGCGCGAGGTCACGTACCGGGGCTCCTACCGTCCCCTGAGCGGTCTGCCCGTTTCGTCCGCCTACGCCTCCACCCTGCGCATCAGCTTCGACGTGCGCGGCGGCCTGCTGATCCGGCAGGCGCACCACTGGGCGGCCGTCGTCTTCGTGGCCGCCATCGGCGTGCACCTGCTGCGGGTGTTCTTCACCGGCGCGTTCCGCAAGCCCCGGGAACTGAACTGGACGGTCGGCGTCACGATGCTGCTGCTCGCGCTGGTCGAGGGATTCGCGGGCTACTCGCTTCCCGACGACCTCCTGTCGGGCACCGGCCTGCGCACGGCCCAGGGCATCATCCTGTCCGTGCCGGTCCTCGGCACGTACCTGAGCCTCTTCGTGTTCGGGGGCGAGTTCCCGGGCGAGGACATCGTCGCCCGGCTCTACCCGGTGCACATCCTCCTGGTCCCCGGGCTGCTGGTCGGCCTGGTCGCGCTGCACCTGCTGCTCATCGTGCGCCTCAAACACACCCAGTGGGCGGAGCCCGGCACCAGCGGCCGCAACGTGCTGGGCAAGCCCTTCTTCCCCCAGTACACGGCCAAGTCCGCGGGGCTGTTCTTCATGGTCGCCGGCGTGCTGTGCGCGCTCGCGGCGCTGGCACAGATCAATCCGGTGTGGGCGTACGGGCCCTACCGCCCCGACGTCGTCTCCACCGGCTCCCAGCCGGACTGGTACGTGGGCTTCCTCGAAGGGGCGCTGCGGCTCATGCCCGGCGTCGAAACCCGCCTGTGGGGCCACACCCTGATGTGGAATCCGCTGATCGCGGGCGTGGTCCTGCCCGGCCTGCTCTTCGCCGGGCTGTACGGCTACCCGTTCTTCGAACGCTGGATCACCCCCGAGTACGGCGAGCGGCACCTGTGCGACCGGCCGCGCCACCGCCCCGCCCGCACGGCCCTGGGCGTCGGCGTGCTCACCGCGTACACGGTCCTGCTGGTGGCCGGCGCGCAGGACATCGTCGCCTTCGTCTTCGACCTCTCCGTCCAAGCCCTCACCTGGGCGCTGCGCTGCGCCCTGCTCGTGCTGCCCCCGGTCGCCTTCTGGCTCACCCGCCGGATCTGTCTCGCCCTGCAGGAGCAGGACGTCAAGGCGCTGGAGAGCGGACTGACGACGGATGAGGTGCGCCAGTCGGTCGAGGGGGGCTACCACCCGACCCATCGCCCGCCCGGCCACCGGGAGCGCTACGCCATGGCCGTCCACCGTGTGCCGGCGGCGATGGAGATGCCGGGCGCGCGGGGGCGGGCGGATCGCCTGAGGCGGTTCCTCAGCCGCTGGTACTACGGTGACCGGATCGCGCCGCCGTTGAGCGAGGCGCAGCGCCGTCGCGTCGCCGCCGTCCTGGCCGGTCCGGACGGCGAGGACGACGCGGGCGGCGCGGACGGCACGGGCGGCGCGGACGCCGGGCCCGGGGGCGAGCACTGA
- a CDS encoding plasmid stabilization protein translates to MSGRAAPRTRRQQRGESTKRAEEIAARTVNKERARSGESKTASRSSTQDMSSSKRGGQRSHSGSGEPTKEQLYNEAKDGRSATDRKAAPPPKSA, encoded by the coding sequence GTGAGCGGTCGTGCCGCTCCCCGCACGAGGAGGCAACAGCGCGGCGAAAGCACGAAGCGGGCCGAGGAGATCGCCGCACGCACCGTGAACAAGGAACGGGCGCGCTCCGGCGAGTCGAAGACCGCGAGCCGCTCCTCCACCCAGGACATGTCCTCGTCCAAGCGCGGAGGACAGCGTTCCCACTCCGGATCCGGTGAGCCCACCAAGGAACAGCTCTACAACGAGGCCAAGGACGGGCGCTCGGCCACTGACCGCAAGGCCGCCCCACCGCCGAAAAGCGCCTGA
- a CDS encoding SpoIIE family protein phosphatase, which produces MQTDPTATGDGAPPEVLALAKVERVKGVLMAREDREAKAADGQVAAVQKIFDALAGPAVLLSPLRSPTGEVEDYRIDAAAPDSVDVAGRRGKELVGRRVLETYPTVAGTAVWQGYRDALETGTNYEGEPFTYREVDAGVPATSTYSVRATRLDGRLVVSWVRHDAGEREIRRLTAMQRLGNLGWADWNLTTDTIHWSDQVYDFFDRAPERGPIRLEELPGHLVPDDLPKFADAVQRLLGEGTAIDQPFRIATAGGIRHLRIVAEAETDAFGTPVEVHGFFQNVTPQRDTELALRESERAVFVQRGVLQAERAIAARLQHALLPIPEQSIELVGLRVDIAYVPSDSGVNVGGDWYSAIELPDKSALFVVGDVAGHGLDAVGTMAQLRFTAKGMIVTGSALPDAMGRLNTLLLHSAADSAATTATMIMARYRPEERRLVWVRAGHLPPLLVRDGRARFLPLPEGRLLGASFDSVYVEETLDLEPGDHVLLYTDGLIEVPGEDLDRGLDRLAEAAAEAMDGAAREPLARLLGALRPAGGDDVCVVDIHLPRAAGG; this is translated from the coding sequence GTGCAGACGGATCCGACGGCCACCGGCGACGGTGCGCCCCCCGAGGTGCTCGCCTTGGCCAAGGTCGAGCGGGTCAAGGGCGTCCTGATGGCCCGCGAGGACCGCGAGGCCAAGGCGGCGGACGGGCAGGTGGCCGCCGTGCAGAAGATCTTCGACGCGCTGGCCGGGCCGGCCGTCCTCCTCTCCCCCTTGCGTTCGCCGACGGGCGAGGTCGAGGACTACCGCATCGACGCGGCCGCTCCGGACTCGGTGGACGTGGCGGGCAGGCGCGGCAAGGAACTCGTCGGGCGGCGGGTGCTGGAGACGTACCCCACCGTGGCGGGAACCGCCGTGTGGCAGGGCTACCGCGACGCCCTGGAGACGGGGACGAACTACGAGGGCGAGCCCTTCACGTACCGGGAGGTGGACGCGGGCGTCCCGGCGACGTCCACGTACTCCGTGCGGGCCACGCGCCTGGACGGCCGGCTGGTCGTCTCGTGGGTGCGGCACGACGCCGGCGAACGGGAGATCCGCAGGCTGACCGCCATGCAGCGCCTCGGCAACCTGGGCTGGGCCGACTGGAACCTGACCACCGACACGATCCACTGGTCGGACCAGGTCTACGACTTCTTCGACCGTGCGCCCGAGCGGGGCCCGATACGGCTGGAGGAGCTCCCGGGCCACCTCGTGCCGGACGACCTGCCGAAATTCGCCGACGCCGTCCAACGGCTGCTGGGTGAGGGGACCGCGATCGACCAGCCGTTCCGCATCGCCACCGCCGGCGGCATCCGTCACCTGCGCATCGTCGCCGAAGCCGAGACCGACGCCTTCGGCACCCCCGTCGAGGTGCACGGCTTCTTCCAGAACGTCACCCCCCAGCGGGACACCGAGCTCGCCCTGCGGGAGAGCGAGCGGGCCGTGTTCGTCCAGCGCGGCGTGCTCCAGGCCGAACGGGCCATCGCCGCCCGCCTCCAGCACGCCCTGCTGCCCATCCCGGAGCAGTCGATCGAGCTGGTGGGGCTGCGGGTCGACATCGCCTACGTCCCCTCGGACAGTGGGGTCAACGTCGGCGGCGACTGGTACAGCGCCATCGAACTCCCCGACAAGAGTGCTCTGTTCGTCGTCGGTGACGTCGCGGGCCACGGGCTGGACGCGGTCGGCACCATGGCCCAGCTCCGGTTCACCGCCAAGGGCATGATCGTCACCGGGTCCGCGCTTCCCGACGCGATGGGTCGGCTCAACACCCTGCTCCTGCACTCGGCCGCCGACTCGGCCGCGACCACGGCGACCATGATCATGGCGCGCTACCGTCCCGAGGAACGGCGCCTGGTCTGGGTACGCGCCGGGCACCTGCCGCCCCTGCTGGTCCGCGACGGCCGGGCGCGCTTCCTGCCCCTGCCGGAGGGCCGGCTCCTCGGCGCGTCGTTCGACTCCGTGTACGTGGAGGAGACGCTCGACCTGGAGCCCGGCGACCACGTCCTGCTCTACACCGACGGGCTCATCGAGGTCCCGGGGGAGGACCTGGACCGCGGCCTCGACCGGCTCGCGGAGGCCGCCGCCGAGGCCATGGACGGGGCGGCCCGCGAACCGCTGGCACGGCTCCTGGGGGCCCTGCGGCCCGCCGGAGGCGACGACGTGTGCGTTGTGGACATCCACCTGCCCCGGGCCGCCGGCGGCTGA
- the katG gene encoding catalase/peroxidase HPI encodes MSGSESENPAIPSPTPTPTRPRTNRDWWPNQLDLQVLHQHSPLSNPMGEEFDYAQEFARLDVDALKRDVFEVMTTSQDWWPADYGHYGPLFIRMSWHAAGTYRIEDGRGGGGSGAQRFAPLNSWPDNASLDKARRLLWPVKRKYGRKISWADLLVFAGNCAMESMGFKTFGFGFGREDIWDPDEVFWGPEDTWLGDERYSGDRELAGPFGAVQMGLIYVNPEGPNGNPDPIAAARDIRETFGRMAMNDEETVALIVGGHTFGKCHGAVSPDYIGPEPEACPVELQGLGWQNTYGTGKGADTLTSGLEGAWTSEPTKWDNGYLDNLFRYDWELTTSPAGAHQWTPTDPSAQGTVPDAHDPSKRHAPMMLTTDLSLKLDPIYGPISKRFHENPDQLAVAFAKAWYKLLHRDMGPLSRYRGPWVAEPQLWQDPVPAVDHELIGNGDIAALKDRILDSGLSVAQLVTTAWASAASFRGTDKRGGANGARIRLAPQKDWEVNDRPEVTEVVRTLEGIRDDFNGSRSGAVRVSLADLIVLGGCAAVERAAKNAGHAVTVPFTPGRTDASQEQTDVESFAVLEPRADGFRNYLREGEKLSPETLLLDRANLLTLTAPEMTVLIGGMRALDTGFGRTRHGMLTDRPETLTNDFFVNLLDMGTEWKASTSAANVFEGRDRATGRVKWTATAVDLVFGSHSQLRALAEVYASEDADEKFVRDFVAAWDKVMNLDRFDLR; translated from the coding sequence GTGTCCGGCAGCGAAAGCGAGAACCCAGCAATTCCCTCCCCGACCCCCACGCCGACTCGCCCCAGGACGAACCGGGACTGGTGGCCGAATCAGCTGGACCTGCAGGTGCTCCACCAGCACTCTCCCCTGTCCAATCCGATGGGCGAGGAATTCGACTACGCGCAGGAGTTCGCGAGGCTCGATGTCGACGCGCTGAAGCGCGACGTCTTCGAGGTCATGACGACGAGCCAGGACTGGTGGCCCGCCGACTACGGCCACTACGGGCCGCTCTTCATCCGGATGAGCTGGCACGCGGCGGGAACGTACCGCATCGAGGACGGCCGGGGCGGCGGCGGCAGCGGCGCCCAGCGCTTCGCCCCCCTCAACAGTTGGCCGGACAACGCGAGCCTCGACAAGGCCCGCCGTTTGCTCTGGCCGGTCAAGCGGAAATACGGTCGAAAGATCTCATGGGCCGACCTTCTGGTGTTCGCCGGAAACTGCGCCATGGAATCCATGGGATTCAAGACGTTCGGATTCGGCTTCGGCCGAGAGGACATCTGGGACCCCGACGAGGTCTTCTGGGGCCCCGAGGACACCTGGCTCGGGGACGAGCGTTACAGCGGCGACAGGGAACTCGCCGGCCCCTTCGGCGCCGTGCAGATGGGATTGATCTACGTCAATCCGGAGGGTCCGAACGGAAACCCGGATCCGATCGCCGCCGCCCGCGACATTCGCGAGACGTTCGGGCGCATGGCGATGAACGACGAGGAGACCGTCGCGCTCATCGTCGGCGGCCACACCTTCGGCAAGTGCCACGGCGCCGTCTCCCCCGACTACATCGGCCCCGAACCCGAGGCCTGCCCCGTCGAGCTGCAGGGCCTCGGCTGGCAGAACACCTACGGCACCGGCAAGGGCGCCGACACGCTCACCAGTGGCCTGGAGGGCGCGTGGACCTCCGAGCCGACGAAGTGGGACAACGGCTACCTGGACAACCTGTTCCGCTACGACTGGGAGCTGACGACGAGCCCCGCCGGGGCGCACCAGTGGACTCCCACGGACCCGTCGGCCCAGGGCACCGTGCCCGATGCCCACGATCCGTCGAAGCGGCACGCCCCGATGATGCTGACGACGGACCTGTCGCTGAAGCTGGACCCGATCTACGGGCCGATCTCCAAGCGCTTCCACGAGAACCCGGACCAGCTGGCCGTGGCCTTCGCCAAGGCCTGGTACAAGCTGCTGCACCGCGACATGGGGCCCCTCTCGCGCTACCGCGGCCCGTGGGTCGCCGAGCCGCAGCTGTGGCAGGACCCCGTCCCGGCGGTCGATCACGAGCTGATCGGGAACGGGGACATCGCCGCCCTGAAGGACAGGATCCTCGACTCGGGACTGTCCGTGGCGCAGCTCGTCACCACCGCCTGGGCGTCGGCGGCGAGCTTCCGGGGCACCGACAAGCGCGGCGGGGCCAACGGGGCCCGCATCCGGCTCGCGCCGCAGAAGGACTGGGAGGTCAACGACCGGCCCGAGGTGACCGAGGTGGTACGCACCCTCGAAGGGATCCGGGACGACTTCAACGGCTCCCGGAGCGGCGCGGTACGGGTCTCGCTCGCCGACCTGATCGTGCTGGGCGGGTGCGCGGCCGTGGAGCGGGCCGCGAAGAACGCCGGGCACGCCGTCACGGTCCCGTTCACCCCGGGGCGTACGGACGCCTCGCAGGAGCAGACCGACGTGGAGTCGTTCGCCGTCCTCGAACCGCGGGCGGACGGGTTCCGCAACTACCTGCGGGAGGGCGAGAAGCTGTCGCCGGAGACCCTGCTGTTGGACCGGGCCAACCTGCTGACCCTCACCGCGCCCGAGATGACGGTCCTGATCGGCGGCATGCGCGCCCTGGACACCGGTTTCGGGCGTACCCGGCACGGCATGCTCACCGACCGCCCGGAGACGTTGACCAACGACTTCTTCGTCAACCTGCTCGACATGGGCACGGAGTGGAAGGCCTCGACCTCGGCCGCGAACGTGTTCGAAGGCCGGGATCGTGCGACGGGCCGGGTCAAGTGGACCGCCACCGCCGTCGACCTGGTCTTCGGTTCGCACTCCCAGCTCCGGGCCCTCGCGGAGGTGTACGCGTCCGAGGACGCGGACGAGAAGTTCGTACGTGACTTCGTGGCCGCCTGGGACAAGGTGATGAACCTGGATCGCTTCGACCTGCGCTGA
- a CDS encoding cytochrome c oxidase subunit 4, with protein MKAEAWLFSGVALFFLVTGGVYAAFSNEPAGVAALAVSFLMSALIAAFLWRQYGRGGRRPEDTADAEIRASGDRRFSFPARSYAPVITAVGTALMGAGAAQGLWLAVIGGGVVIPGVYGFVFGSERDA; from the coding sequence ATGAAGGCGGAGGCGTGGCTGTTCAGCGGTGTGGCGCTCTTCTTCCTCGTCACCGGCGGCGTCTACGCGGCGTTCTCCAACGAGCCCGCCGGTGTGGCGGCGCTGGCGGTGTCGTTCCTCATGTCGGCGCTGATCGCCGCCTTCCTGTGGCGGCAGTACGGCCGCGGGGGGCGACGGCCCGAGGACACCGCCGACGCGGAGATCCGGGCGAGCGGGGACCGGCGGTTCTCGTTCCCCGCCCGGAGCTACGCGCCCGTGATCACCGCGGTCGGCACCGCCCTGATGGGCGCCGGCGCCGCCCAGGGGCTCTGGCTGGCCGTCATCGGCGGCGGCGTCGTCATTCCGGGGGTCTACGGATTCGTGTTCGGCTCGGAGCGGGACGCCTGA
- a CDS encoding ATP-binding protein, with amino-acid sequence MTPAPSGQPRLHLELSADARAAARAREATSAFLRETVLRGAAPRHAAGRPRPVPRRVEEAAMLIVTELVTNAVRHTQGPCTLELALHEELHEALLDIDVTDTSPEPPSPRPPHLDGTGGWGWILIGHLAREVTVQPTEDGGKTIHTCVAVE; translated from the coding sequence ATGACTCCGGCACCTTCGGGGCAACCCCGGCTGCACCTCGAACTGTCAGCCGACGCGCGCGCCGCGGCGCGCGCCCGCGAGGCGACGTCCGCGTTTCTCCGTGAAACGGTTCTGCGCGGCGCGGCCCCGCGCCATGCGGCCGGCCGTCCTCGACCCGTGCCACGCCGGGTCGAGGAGGCGGCGATGCTGATCGTCACCGAGCTGGTGACCAACGCCGTCCGGCACACGCAGGGGCCGTGCACGCTCGAATTGGCCCTGCACGAGGAACTGCACGAGGCACTGCTCGACATCGACGTCACGGACACCAGCCCGGAGCCCCCCAGCCCCCGGCCACCTCACCTCGACGGCACCGGCGGGTGGGGCTGGATCCTCATCGGTCACCTCGCCCGCGAGGTGACGGTGCAGCCGACGGAGGACGGGGGGAAGACCATTCACACGTGTGTGGCGGTCGAGTGA